The DNA window AGGCCGTGAGACCGCGGCGGAGCCCCGGGAGGCTCCTGCCGGAGAGGCGGTTACCTGCATCcatggggatggagctgtggctgctctgagccgTGGCGCCTTCCGCTGCCTCCTCCTCGTTCTCCTCCTCGCTGTCCACCGGCGGGTCGGGCAGGTGCAGCCTCAGCATCTGCGGAGAAAGGCGGGCAGCGGGGGTCGGGACCGCGGGTGCCCCCAACCCCGGCCCGGCGGGAGGCGCTGGGCGGTACCTGCAGCCGCTCCTGCAGGCCGGGGCCCGCGTCGCTGAGGCCCTGCTCCGGTTCCTGGCTCAGCGGCTGATACAAGTACCCGCcgccttcctcctcttcctcctcctcctcctcctcatcgcCGCTCCACCCCGCCGCGCCGTCAGGGCCCTCCGGCGGCCCGGGCTCCCGGGGACAGACGCGCTCGGGGCCCATGTTCAGCACCACCGCCATGCACCGGGCGCGGCGCCGAGGTgccgccgccaccgcctccCGGAACCGCCGCGGCCACCGCGGGGCACTGTGGGTGCTGTAGTCCCGAAGCGGGCCCCGGGCGCGGCGGGCGGTGCCGCCGGCACGCGCCGGTGCCATCGAGTGTCGCCATCTCGGTCTGAGCCGGGGCTGGAGCAGCGCGCCGGAGCCGGGCCCGGCCAGGGCGGGAAACCCAAGGAGCCGCCCCTGAGGAGGGCCGGGGCCCGGCACCGCGGAAGAGCCTGTCGGGGCCGCGCCGCTCCGGCGCGGGGGGCGCCAGCGGAcccgggcggggccgcgccgcaCTACAAGTCCCAGGGAGCGGCGGGAGCTTCTGTCGGAGCGGGGCTGTCGGAGCTCCTTGTACGGGTACAGGtacggggctggggctggggccgcaggggcggggggaggcggcggggccgtgccGAGGCTGGGGGAGAGTGGGGCCGGGAGGCGCCGCCGAGCCCCTCCGTGAGGGCGGGGGGCACGGGGCCGCCTCCCTGCCCGGGTGCTCTCGGCCGGG is part of the Poecile atricapillus isolate bPoeAtr1 chromosome 3, bPoeAtr1.hap1, whole genome shotgun sequence genome and encodes:
- the MEA1 gene encoding male-enhanced antigen 1 encodes the protein MAPARAGGTARRARGPLRDYSTHSAPRWPRRFREAVAAAPRRRARCMAVVLNMGPERVCPREPGPPEGPDGAAGWSGDEEEEEEEEEEGGGYLYQPLSQEPEQGLSDAGPGLQERLQMLRLHLPDPPVDSEEENEEEAAEGATAQSSHSSIPMDAEHVELVKRTMASVKLPTLGIPAWASQISEEQWKDVVQRTLQARQSLGGPRPQWN